One genomic segment of Panicum virgatum strain AP13 chromosome 2N, P.virgatum_v5, whole genome shotgun sequence includes these proteins:
- the LOC120659850 gene encoding F-box/FBD/LRR-repeat protein At1g16930-like isoform X2, giving the protein MERSGGEVSAMGSRVSSDSDAAAGEDRLSGLPDDVLVLILLRLHTAAAAARTSILSRRWRRLWAILPELHFAVAPEPASTRAILESHEAALRFLYVVTLGAAPDSVAAWLPAAARRLSGRLVFINKYAAKEGGEEEDEDEDEAAAQGGAFELPCFGNATAFYLDLGFLGVAMPPAGIFARLTELCLFQIRFHGPCELGDAISSPRCPCLQKLLIFSVRGLNNLAIHSGSLLRVSLRDLRGLRQLTIVAPVLEDLAVSDLCGWRQLTIVAPVLENLVVSDCFIYDWNQPVASISAPQLVCLNWRDPNDPSSVDLGKMERVQWLSTSSFLVYGPDNLAVAHNRGCIRLLERFKVMGGLNLTLDYIGEIENCAYLMDDMTVLPDIAFLNLNVLTYGHAFGASAFHVLMMCSGIRRLKLRFKAPTDSEVYSPCFRHKVHVHQVAFVVSKQTGRLRNCR; this is encoded by the exons AtggagcggagcggcggcgaggtctcCGCCATGGGATCGAGGGTCTCCTCCgactccgacgccgccgccggcgaggaccgTCTCAGCGGGCTCCCCGACGACgtcctcgtcctcatcctcctccgcctccacaccgctgctgctgctgcccggaCCAGCATCCTctcccgccgctggcgccgcctctGGGCGATCCTCCCGGAGCTCCACTTCGCCGTGGCCCCTGAGCCAGCCAGCACCCGCGCCATCCTCGAGTCCCACGAGGCGGCCctccggttcctctacgtcgtaACCCTGGGCGCCGCCCCCGACTCCGTGGCGGCatggctccccgccgccgcgcgccgcctctcCGGCCGCCTCGTCTTCATCAACAAATACGCCGCCAAGgaaggcggcgaggaggaggacgaggacgaggacgaggcggcggcgcaaggaggCGCCTTTGAGCTGCCCTGCTTCGGGAACGCCACCGCATTCTATCTCGACCTAGGGTTCCTCGGCGTTGCCATGCCGCCGGCAGGCATTTTCGCCCGGCTCACCGAGCTATGCCTGTTCCAGATCCGGTTCCACGGCCCGTGTGAGCTCGGCGATGCCATCTCCTCGCCGCGGTGCCCGTGCTTGCAGAAGTTACTCATTTTTTCCGTCCGGGGGCTGAACAATCTCGCCATCCATTCCGGGTCTCTCCTGCGAGTGTCGCTCAGAGATCTGCGTGGCTTGCGGCAGCTCACCATCGTGGCACCGGTCCTTGAGGACCTAGCAGTCTCAGATCTGTGTGGCTGGCGGCAGCTCACCATCGTGGCACCAGTCCTTGAGAACCTAGTAGTCTCAGATTGCTTCATTTATGATTGGAATCAACCAGTCGCCAGCATCTCAGCTCCTCAGCTTGTATGTCTCAACTGGAGGGACCCGAATGATCCGAGCTCCGTCGATCTTGGCAAGATGGAACGTGTTCAATGGCTGAGCACTTCCTCTTTTCTTGTTTATGGGCCAGATAACCTTGCAGTTGCACACAATCGCGGTTGTATAAGGCTCCTCGAGCGTTTCAAGGTCATGGGAGGTCTTAATCTCACACTGGACTATATCGGG GAGATAGAAAACTGTGCCTACTTGATGGATGACATGACTGTGCTCCCTGACATCGCGTTTTTGAACCTGAATGTATTGACATATGGGCATGCCTTTGGGGCCAGCGCATTTCATGTTCTTATGATGTGTTCTGGTATAAGAAGGTTGAAGCTGAGATTTAAAGCTCCTACTGACTCTGAG GTATATTCTCCTTGTTTCAGGCACAAAGTTCATGTCCATCAGGTTGCATTTGTGGTCAGCAAGCAGACTGGAAGACTGAGGAACTGTCGTTGA
- the LOC120659852 gene encoding BTB/POZ domain-containing protein At5g41330-like encodes MASASAAVALNVGGELFQTTAATLSRAGASSPLASLGPSPQSAPHFLDGDPRLFAQLLSFLRHGRLLAPAPPSAALLAEARRFALDGALLASLSPASAFAPLSLRPSALLPLTGRVSPSAVAVCPSPPHPASLVAAHGGVVTCFDAALATRASVLTPLPAVDSLVAVSPALALAGARDFPGVHLCRFPTDGPAAAAVPEVLSWPGSPSATVLSMAATAPSGDPSAPLLFASFESARRNSSAMVVFDLNSLSPVAEIGRKEVFGADVEAAIPATKLGWLGENNLLLAAGSYSSPGGVVGDIRLWDIRASATVPVWEVREKEDCFADVAASDTLSGLFKVGASSGEVFMADLRRLGNGGGIGLEPWVCIGDGQRAAAAASSRRKDGNGCMIECYCNWVFVARGADVEVWSQVELAPEAGGKKVMKRNWVGSGPYMDVGAGEEAVKEKAKIVSWAFGGSRMALARADKRSVEVWDSALAKICANP; translated from the coding sequence atggcctccgcctccgccgccgtcgccctcaaCGTCGGCGGCGAGCTATTCCagaccaccgccgccacgctctCCCGCGCCGGGGCCTCCTCCCCCCTCGCCTCCCTCGGCCCCTCCCCCCAATCCGCACCGCACTTCCTCGACGGCGACCCGCGCCTCTTCGCCCagctcctctccttcctccgccacggccgcctcctcgcgccggcccctccctccgccgcgctcctcgccgAGGCCCGCCGCTTCGCGCTCGACGGCGCCCTCCTCGCCTCCCTCTCCCCGGCCTCCGCCTTCGCGCCGCTCTCGCTCCGCCCCTCCGCGCTCCTCCCGCTCACCGGCCGCGTCTCGCCCTCCGCCGTGGCGGtgtgcccctcgccgccgcacccgGCCTCCCTCGTCGCCGCGCACGGCGGGGTGGTCACCTGCTTCGACGCCGCGCTCGCCACCCGCGCCAGCGTCCTCACGCCGCTCCCCGCCGTTGACTCGCTCGTCGCGGTGTCCCCtgccctcgcgctcgccggcgcccgTGACTTCCCCGGCGTCCACCTCTGCCGATTCCCCACCgatggccccgccgccgctgctgttcCGGAGGTGCTTTCTTGGCCGGGCTCGCCCTCGGCCACCGTGCTGTCAATGGCGGCCACAGCGCCGTCCGGAGACCCATCGGCGCCGTTGCTCTTCGCCAGCTTCGAGTCCGCACGGCGCAACTCGAGCGCCATGGTGGTGTTCGATCTGAATTCCTTGTCTCCTGTGGCGGAAATCGGGCGGAAGGAGGTGTTCGGTGCGGATGTTGAGGCCGCGATACCAGCGACAAAGCTGGGGTGGCTTGGTGAGAACAATCTCTTGCTCGCTGCCGGCTCATACTCCAGCCCGGGCGGGGTTGTGGGGGACATACGCCTGTGGGATATCAGGGCCAGTGCTACGGTGCCGGTGTGGGAGGTCAGGGAAAAGGAGGACTGCTTTGCGGATGTTGCTGCATCAGACACTCTGTCAGGACTATTCAAGGTGGGGGCTTCATCTGGCGAGGTGTTCATGGCAGACTTGAGGAGGCTTGGTAATGGTGGTGGCATTGGGTTGGAGCCATGGGTGTGCATTGGCGACGGACAGAGGGCAGCTGCTGCGGCGTCTTCTAGAAGGAAAGATGGGAATGGCTGTATGATTGAGTGCTACTGCAATTGGGTGTTTGTGGCACGAGGCGCAGATGTGGAGGTGTGGAGTCAGGTTGAATTGGCACCAGAGGCCGGTGGGAAGAAGGTGATGAAGAGGAATTGGGTTGGCAGCGGACCATACATGGATGTGGGGGCTGGCGAGGAAGCAGTCAAGGAGAAGGCCAAGATTGTGAGCTGGGCATTTGGAGGCAGCAGGATGGCATTGGCCAGAGCTGATAAGAGGTCTGTCGAAGTATGGGATAGTGCTCTGGCGAAAATCTGTGCAAATCCCTGA
- the LOC120659850 gene encoding F-box/FBD/LRR-repeat protein At1g16930-like isoform X1, with protein sequence MERSGGEVSAMGSRVSSDSDAAAGEDRLSGLPDDVLVLILLRLHTAAAAARTSILSRRWRRLWAILPELHFAVAPEPASTRAILESHEAALRFLYVVTLGAAPDSVAAWLPAAARRLSGRLVFINKYAAKEGGEEEDEDEDEAAAQGGAFELPCFGNATAFYLDLGFLGVAMPPAGIFARLTELCLFQIRFHGPCELGDAISSPRCPCLQKLLIFSVRGLNNLAIHSGSLLRVSLRDLRGLRQLTIVAPVLEDLAVSDLCGWRQLTIVAPVLENLVVSDCFIYDWNQPVASISAPQLVCLNWRDPNDPSSVDLGKMERVQWLSTSSFLVYGPDNLAVAHNRGCIRLLERFKVMGGLNLTLDYIGEIENCAYLMDDMTVLPDIAFLNLNVLTYGHAFGASAFHVLMMCSGIRRLKLRFKAPTDSEAQSSCPSGCICGQQADWKTEELSLNHLEEVEITELRGSEHEIAFLKRLLSWVGLLKRMTITFHSSVTENMANELCQMLRSFSRTEICMKFYTHQDTVKALFRGEAILWNHRGLA encoded by the exons AtggagcggagcggcggcgaggtctcCGCCATGGGATCGAGGGTCTCCTCCgactccgacgccgccgccggcgaggaccgTCTCAGCGGGCTCCCCGACGACgtcctcgtcctcatcctcctccgcctccacaccgctgctgctgctgcccggaCCAGCATCCTctcccgccgctggcgccgcctctGGGCGATCCTCCCGGAGCTCCACTTCGCCGTGGCCCCTGAGCCAGCCAGCACCCGCGCCATCCTCGAGTCCCACGAGGCGGCCctccggttcctctacgtcgtaACCCTGGGCGCCGCCCCCGACTCCGTGGCGGCatggctccccgccgccgcgcgccgcctctcCGGCCGCCTCGTCTTCATCAACAAATACGCCGCCAAGgaaggcggcgaggaggaggacgaggacgaggacgaggcggcggcgcaaggaggCGCCTTTGAGCTGCCCTGCTTCGGGAACGCCACCGCATTCTATCTCGACCTAGGGTTCCTCGGCGTTGCCATGCCGCCGGCAGGCATTTTCGCCCGGCTCACCGAGCTATGCCTGTTCCAGATCCGGTTCCACGGCCCGTGTGAGCTCGGCGATGCCATCTCCTCGCCGCGGTGCCCGTGCTTGCAGAAGTTACTCATTTTTTCCGTCCGGGGGCTGAACAATCTCGCCATCCATTCCGGGTCTCTCCTGCGAGTGTCGCTCAGAGATCTGCGTGGCTTGCGGCAGCTCACCATCGTGGCACCGGTCCTTGAGGACCTAGCAGTCTCAGATCTGTGTGGCTGGCGGCAGCTCACCATCGTGGCACCAGTCCTTGAGAACCTAGTAGTCTCAGATTGCTTCATTTATGATTGGAATCAACCAGTCGCCAGCATCTCAGCTCCTCAGCTTGTATGTCTCAACTGGAGGGACCCGAATGATCCGAGCTCCGTCGATCTTGGCAAGATGGAACGTGTTCAATGGCTGAGCACTTCCTCTTTTCTTGTTTATGGGCCAGATAACCTTGCAGTTGCACACAATCGCGGTTGTATAAGGCTCCTCGAGCGTTTCAAGGTCATGGGAGGTCTTAATCTCACACTGGACTATATCGGG GAGATAGAAAACTGTGCCTACTTGATGGATGACATGACTGTGCTCCCTGACATCGCGTTTTTGAACCTGAATGTATTGACATATGGGCATGCCTTTGGGGCCAGCGCATTTCATGTTCTTATGATGTGTTCTGGTATAAGAAGGTTGAAGCTGAGATTTAAAGCTCCTACTGACTCTGAG GCACAAAGTTCATGTCCATCAGGTTGCATTTGTGGTCAGCAAGCAGACTGGAAGACTGAGGAACTGTCGTTGAATCACCTTGAAGAAGTAGAAATCACTGAATTGAGAGGATCTGAACATGAAATTGCTTTCCTGAAGCGACTGTTAAGTTGGGTGGGATTGCTAAAAAGGATGACAATAACTTTTCATAGTTCGGTTACAGAAAACATGGCCAACGAGCTGTGCCAGATGTTACGGAGCTTCTCTAGGACAGAAATATGCATGAAATTTTACACACATCAGGACACGGTCAAGGCGTTGTTTAGGGGCGAAGCCATACTGTGGAACCACCGGGGTCTAGCGTAA